The following DNA comes from Gadus chalcogrammus isolate NIFS_2021 chromosome 12, NIFS_Gcha_1.0, whole genome shotgun sequence.
tgtgcaagagccCCTTAAGCTGGACCCCACAGAACCTCTCCCCCCATGGGTCTCTGTGATGTCATATCCTGTCCTGACCTGTACTGATAAGGCATCCGATATTGCCGACAGTCACATGTAGGACAATGAAACTATTGAACCGGCTGGCTGCTGACAGATCTTCCGTGAATCTATGATTATTACTGTTAAGCGTCTGAATCGACTGCCGAGACGCAGTCCATTCGGTTCTCCTTGGTACTGTAACAGAGCTGGACCGTCCGGTTGACATGTGGTGCTGTGTCAGTATAAATCACAGTACCGGTTTGTGAACTGCAAATCGAGTGTCAATTTTTTCTGTACGTATTTCTCACAATTAATTGAAGCAGAACTAAACAAATAATACCTTTGTTTCATGAAATATTGAAACTATGTAAAAAACAGTGCTGGAGGAAGACCGGTGAATTATATGGAggatctcctctctcccctcctgcttCTGTCCTCCACTAGAGATCCAATCTCCGTTCCTGTTCAATGACAACCAGCCTTTGTCGGGGCTGAAACTACCCGTAGGCCTCTGGGTCTGCCCTCTGTCCATCCCCTCGCTGAAACACTTCCTCCTCTTAACCGCCAGATAAGAacgaaggagatgacaggagaccaTCCCCGCCCTCATCCAATGTCCGTTCGACCTCTGTGTTTTGCACATGCCCCTTTAGTAACGTCCtattttcctctccctctctctctctctccccctccctctctccctccctccttctcataAAAAGGACCCATCATTTGAGCTGCATCTTGTGCCAGCGTAGCGGGAAGGGGTAGGATGAGTGGCTGATTAAACTGTATGGGCGTAGGCATActggcagcagcagccccagctcCAGTGTAAGTGGGTCACTCTCTCTGCAGCACATTAACAAACTCCCCCAAGCAAGGACAGACATGGAACCAAAATAATACCTCACGGAACCAAAATAATACCTCAATGCTTTTACATTCCTGTTTTTTGGCCAAGGGCCTGGTAAATAGTACTCCACCTGTGCTATAGAGAACCATCGGTCTGTCCTATAGTCATTatcctcaaaacacacacagaatcaggaGCACCGTAGTAGCGGCTAGTAGTAACAGGAGCCGGTCACGAGAGCACCTAGAGATCCGGTCGCCACAGCAACCCGTTCATCCCCTCTTTCAGACAGCGTCAGCGCTGCGCGGGAGTCTGAGGCAGTATGACGGGCGTGCAGGCGACGCCCGCAAAGGACTCCGGGAAGTGCAGGTCCCTCTCCCACTCGTCGGTGTCGGGGTTGTACACCTGCACGATGCTCGTCACGTTGTTCAGGTGCCAGTTGTACCCGCCCACCACGTACATCTTGCCGTTGAGCAAGCAGCAACCGGACTCGGACTGGCCCACGCGCATGGGGCTGACGGTGGTCCACTGGTCGCTGAGCGGCAGGTAGTACTCCACGGCCAGCACGTCGAAGCAGCGGTCCACGTGGTCCATGCGGCCCCCCATGGCGTACAGCCGGTCCTTGGCGCCGATCATGGCGTGCAGCACCCGGGGCTCGTTCATGGGGGCCCTGAACTCCCACTGGTCGGCCACGGGGTCGTAGCAGTGCAGGGTCTTCTTGTCCTCCAGCGACACCCCGTAGCCCCCGGAGACGTACAGCTTGTCCCCCAGGCAGCCGCCGGCGTGGCCCCAGATGCGGCGCTTCAGCggctccaccgtgctccactcGTTCTTCTTCGGGCAGTAGCACTCCACCGAGGAGAGGCTGCCGGTGCGGTTGCGCCCCCCGGTGGCGTAGAGCACGCCCTGCAGCACGTTGAGCTGGAACTGGATGCGGCCCTCCTGCATGGCGGCGATGCGCAGCCACGTGTTGAGGTGCGGGTCGTAGCGGAAGCAGCAGTCCATGGCGCCCTCGCCGCTGCGGTACTGCAGGTGCTGCCCGCCCACCACGTACACAAAGTTGTCCATGACGGCCACGCAGGCGTGGCTGACGCCCGCCTCCATCTCCGTCAGCTCCTTGAACTGGCGGGCGGCGGAGTCGGCCAGGTGGTACACCTTGGCGCTCACCGTGCGGTCGTTGTCCGTGTAGGGCGTGCCGCCGAAGGTGACGAGCGACGGCACGTCCGAGCGGACCAGCGTGCGGGCCGACTGCATCTCGTGCTGGCGGAAGGGCAGGATCTGGTAGTTGAAGGCCTCCAGCAGGTACTGCCGGCACAGCACGTCCTCCACCATGATGCCCACCGTCTGCACGCTGTCCACCAGGTCCGAGGAGCGCATGAGCGGGAAGCGCACGTGGCCCAGCACGGCGGCGGCCCGGGCGCGGCGGGCCTCGTCGTGCTGCAGCCAGCGGATGGCGGCGTGGAAGAGGTCGATCTCGTTGCAGTTCCGCAGCTTGTTGCTGCGCAGGAAGAAGACCAGCCGCTCGAGGGGGATGTGCAGGAAGTCGTCCTCGGCGGCGATCTGCAGGAAGTGGCGGAAGGTGAAGGCGTCCACCGACTGCTTGAGCGAGGCCAGATTGAAGGAGCTGGCCATCTGGCCGATGTTTAGGCACGTCTCCACGCTCATGGCCGACTTGAGGTACTCCTCGCAGAGCTCCACCACGGGGACCATCTGCAGGAACACGGCCGCCCCCAGGACGTCCTGGATGCAGTCCAGGTCCAGGGTGACCTCCGAGCTGTAGGCGAAGTCGATGATGTGCTTGAGCCCCCGGGCGGACAGTCCCTGGAGCTCAATGGTGTCCTGGTTCGATTCCCTCATGCCTCCCGTGAACATTGCTCTGTGGATCAAACAGCACGATTAGGAAGACTCCCTGGGCACACAAGCAAAATGGACtgaaaatggactgcatttatgcagcgcttttctaaccagtggccgctcaaagcgctctaatcacgcacacattcacggcGGTATCGACCATGctaggcgacagccagctcgtcgggagcagtgagggttaagtgtcttgctcagggacacctccatactcgaggagccggggatcgaactagcaacctttcggttactacagccaacccgctctgcctcctgggCTACGTGCCACCCCAAAATGTTAAAAGGTTAAATATCATGGCAGcagttgtgagtgtgattagccgttaaatAGATGAGCAAActttgctcatctatccgtcgtGCATCTAGGACGGCGGtcatgcacacaaaacacattgtGTACACGGTACCGGAAGTAGTCGCTGCAGGAGGCCAGCACGGCCTTGTGCACCTGGAAGCGCTCCTCGTTGACGGCCAGCACCACGTCCAGCAGCTGGCCCCGGGTCCGGAGGGCGGCCAggccctgcagcagcagggcgCTGTGGGTCGGGGCGGAGAAGGTGCAGCGCAGCACGCTGTGCTTGTCAGCCATACTGCAGGGACCACAGAACGGCCGGCTCAGGGGGAGCTAAGGTGTGATGGCATGGGAGGCCGGCTCCGACGCAGACTGAATTAGGGCTGGGTGATTCATCTCATTTTGTTTGATTCgattattatttacattttttcattcaatattttttaggaacagctggatacattattttagatttgaacattttctatttgaccattatgtgtattttttttttattttattttttttaaaggcgaaatttcaaagttctcagtttcaaagtgttttgggggagagacatgctgaataaatacatcatgttttcaaactcaaaagtaatcgtgatttcaatattattGACTATTATGactttttccataatcgagcagcaaTAGACTGAATCCCTCCAAGGGGATTAGTAgagtataacacacacacacacacacacacacacacacacacacacacacacacacacacacacacacacacacacacacacacacacacacacacacacacacacacacacacacacacacacacactttctttaTTGAGTCGGTATGCTTTACATCTGCACGATTGTTGCCAATCAGAGCACTTTATGAATTGTATAG
Coding sequences within:
- the klhl26 gene encoding kelch-like protein 26 isoform X1; the encoded protein is MAESDGGDFTSNHPQNSMADKHSVLRCTFSAPTHSALLLQGLAALRTRGQLLDVVLAVNEERFQVHKAVLASCSDYFRAMFTGGMRESNQDTIELQGLSARGLKHIIDFAYSSEVTLDLDCIQDVLGAAVFLQMVPVVELCEEYLKSAMSVETCLNIGQMASSFNLASLKQSVDAFTFRHFLQIAAEDDFLHIPLERLVFFLRSNKLRNCNEIDLFHAAIRWLQHDEARRARAAAVLGHVRFPLMRSSDLVDSVQTVGIMVEDVLCRQYLLEAFNYQILPFRQHEMQSARTLVRSDVPSLVTFGGTPYTDNDRTVSAKVYHLADSAARQFKELTEMEAGVSHACVAVMDNFVYVVGGQHLQYRSGEGAMDCCFRYDPHLNTWLRIAAMQEGRIQFQLNVLQGVLYATGGRNRTGSLSSVECYCPKKNEWSTVEPLKRRIWGHAGGCLGDKLYVSGGYGVSLEDKKTLHCYDPVADQWEFRAPMNEPRVLHAMIGAKDRLYAMGGRMDHVDRCFDVLAVEYYLPLSDQWTTVSPMRVGQSESGCCLLNGKMYVVGGYNWHLNNVTSIVQVYNPDTDEWERDLHFPESFAGVACTPVILPQTPAQR
- the klhl26 gene encoding kelch-like protein 26 isoform X2 codes for the protein MGRSKRSESTRLRMADKHSVLRCTFSAPTHSALLLQGLAALRTRGQLLDVVLAVNEERFQVHKAVLASCSDYFRAMFTGGMRESNQDTIELQGLSARGLKHIIDFAYSSEVTLDLDCIQDVLGAAVFLQMVPVVELCEEYLKSAMSVETCLNIGQMASSFNLASLKQSVDAFTFRHFLQIAAEDDFLHIPLERLVFFLRSNKLRNCNEIDLFHAAIRWLQHDEARRARAAAVLGHVRFPLMRSSDLVDSVQTVGIMVEDVLCRQYLLEAFNYQILPFRQHEMQSARTLVRSDVPSLVTFGGTPYTDNDRTVSAKVYHLADSAARQFKELTEMEAGVSHACVAVMDNFVYVVGGQHLQYRSGEGAMDCCFRYDPHLNTWLRIAAMQEGRIQFQLNVLQGVLYATGGRNRTGSLSSVECYCPKKNEWSTVEPLKRRIWGHAGGCLGDKLYVSGGYGVSLEDKKTLHCYDPVADQWEFRAPMNEPRVLHAMIGAKDRLYAMGGRMDHVDRCFDVLAVEYYLPLSDQWTTVSPMRVGQSESGCCLLNGKMYVVGGYNWHLNNVTSIVQVYNPDTDEWERDLHFPESFAGVACTPVILPQTPAQR
- the klhl26 gene encoding kelch-like protein 26 isoform X3, whose translation is MAITPASMADKHSVLRCTFSAPTHSALLLQGLAALRTRGQLLDVVLAVNEERFQVHKAVLASCSDYFRAMFTGGMRESNQDTIELQGLSARGLKHIIDFAYSSEVTLDLDCIQDVLGAAVFLQMVPVVELCEEYLKSAMSVETCLNIGQMASSFNLASLKQSVDAFTFRHFLQIAAEDDFLHIPLERLVFFLRSNKLRNCNEIDLFHAAIRWLQHDEARRARAAAVLGHVRFPLMRSSDLVDSVQTVGIMVEDVLCRQYLLEAFNYQILPFRQHEMQSARTLVRSDVPSLVTFGGTPYTDNDRTVSAKVYHLADSAARQFKELTEMEAGVSHACVAVMDNFVYVVGGQHLQYRSGEGAMDCCFRYDPHLNTWLRIAAMQEGRIQFQLNVLQGVLYATGGRNRTGSLSSVECYCPKKNEWSTVEPLKRRIWGHAGGCLGDKLYVSGGYGVSLEDKKTLHCYDPVADQWEFRAPMNEPRVLHAMIGAKDRLYAMGGRMDHVDRCFDVLAVEYYLPLSDQWTTVSPMRVGQSESGCCLLNGKMYVVGGYNWHLNNVTSIVQVYNPDTDEWERDLHFPESFAGVACTPVILPQTPAQR